The following proteins come from a genomic window of Sardina pilchardus chromosome 13, fSarPil1.1, whole genome shotgun sequence:
- the brca2 gene encoding breast cancer type 2 susceptibility protein isoform X1 yields the protein MFEAFIWDTKTDLGPLALNWFEELTVKASRKDETDVGESMATGPSSHADIVFKPSGIKAEIFLASQTSTPKLLHKPPQASPEFLTQGTPASAQVLLLKESSLCPFASENESGPFNHQRGTELKIAHEPGETPKRFSSKVAQRISESLGAQINPDLSWSSSLNTPSSLTPTLILSKRQDPSSAVKTSADRVVFVRQLFPPVFKDDILEASEEDRPFIEEAKGDKEKKIDCSPEEDNYVNCGWKRTVPDAIEDGELRTTVESVLDGTEEVLSFLFTSRNSSLQRVRTREQVKRRLTSASQEAPLAPDATMAHRNPDGGTKPDLPVSDIAKPGEISCPLKKRDCGITQWTPLSLSEISDSNVEQVRSCDSSTNQHAQHLQHMQHQKHDSASQTSLVHAIDGQKSLSDIRLNAPQVFVSTLDASCAPSSCRKPKKCIYSAGNSASSSQDVRQRFYKPLHQYQTVPYSDMLESRQSAERTQQQTPNAHRSRSQVCHSTTSQKDVDMSQLCKAFAEDFSQDICPSTSSVKHEEVVLGQSSPSPAPAMNMDAGPKPLCERQTGPFDTQSDSSIIGQNGILSQLDISNNVYQALECQTPKHNNTITSSYGHSATGYEASRCFTASQSQAFSGFKKANGKTISLPQEAVNVAKSLLSEFAEADLTDVTALHNRDRSDNNEGTQDCRKRSHLSHVPRSGQKTTRLLPDRNKICTPHYPLDVCGFKTATDRRINVSSLSLLKAKKMFRELEDEASIDNLIGVQLKEVSGKPRVLESDFDMKSISPPLVLPLSSADACSALTASQKADVSELCSLLEDANSQCEFTQVKTGEREWDPDILTGINFDDSFSNDIEHHTSMQRGGVKLNNVLHVRVENISVDEISLSDFKTELNTSVENVVNVQGNDFGRSQDSCAGMINNHEFIDTSGRKNKSLENCSSASDPCIKEEPKGGLSRTRQSGDEGVFGKTILKINSSVALNSAVSCSEENLCGFRTAGGRKVLVSETALLQAKALLSDCTDSDHNKPLKELSDINATTHKHGKNVSGAPTAQEESTLKTSITGITLKADIGGQSCDLSTEGTKMVCASVEALPNVKNHLDKIHRSYECVSSQQNANSVTQVVDIKSKKGYRTVSQKSVCVSTKAHQDAATLTDRVGCPVKSTYIETIQDAPLESGPVKKDSGFRTARGKSVLVSENALVKARSILSETAENGHGDADKHVSDFTNSSGKTLPVTKNPEVLFSGKPIGEGVDLFIDSGNSSHSDMPGKREHKTDMDHRDSRKSFGFSTAGGKHISVSSTALQKAQQLLNECIQPQGLEHGNGSTVKLPPVQRNSEQDCFGFSTASGKGISVSAESVQAVKALLADCDSSSNINCIKIKHAPKNGQDKDYADSLLGSTSEDVITGSALVTSGDVGISEHSINNPRVTNCGFSTASGKLVSLCSIAIERAKHLFDESLRPEDSEPLIDVLQHDEQMDLQDRGRHFYETNSKSLSMSAKSIKCDVKFDDCSHVPAISCGQLTKNSCHTDLKASNILSTCNIATETQNEDSKCGEHSIVSFGFSTASGKDVAVSKKALKEAYKQLETCGVETLPKRNFDIAPEKHPEPAVPSDSERNQCNISYWSGPPKRDSSGLSIQSDGLSNCTTTQQRYFEQEADACTKALLEDEDLHDDTLHGTSGASPVNLRLEKRRSGKRDWEYDYSKDQPPLKRCLLTAFSKSKRTLVPLKSSPNGVLNDRTVTCNMSLKPNTTQPHRTIMTPKRINEEPGLTTPVSYAKQQEKLPVFVPPFIKQTNPENQKGERSLAHRAPRVFVPPFKTKANDCKSPFDPVAGSDSHTEMHKECNGFVPLMKKICTHADACIQNCSALSDSSHSRIFPCKDGDDLNHKVEHGLNHEPLNTDVHTEVYKSPSPSETTTSGRVARRDLPEQIHVPSEEALRCIQLARDMQDMRIRKKRHTIRPLPGSLFLAKTSGVARVSLRAAVGYKCPRQHSEGRLYMYGVPSEVCQVISGSAKSFKFPWKHFFKWETLSQAGGVQLADGGWLIPDHRGMLGKEQFYRALCDTPGVDPQLISEEWVYNHYRWIVWKRASMERAFPQELGGLCLTPEQVLLQLKYRYDVEVDRSMRSALRKIMERDDSPAKTLVLCVCDVETSGTTSKTEGPVSTIWLTDGWYMVRAALDPPLTALLQRGRLRVGDKLVTHGAELVGSQDACAPLEAPKSLMLKISANSTRPARWDTRLGYHCDPRPFQLQLDTLFSDGGVVGCVNLLVLRSYPMQWMEKTAGGVFIFRNERAEEREARSHEQQKQKAMESLFSRIQTQLEKEEEQRRRNRSVQKRIVSRREMETLQDGEELHEAMESDSTYLQADLREEQLASLCSFRRSLEERRQVQLQDHFRRALQEAEQGSSSCASRDVTPVWKLAVCDASSQRRSSSKGSVFLLNIWRPSMELLSLLKEGGRYRAYHLSTSEGKRKATTAAIQLTATKKTHFEHMKVVPELLEECFEPRQCPSFNSLQRPLFHSHCGEVDVVGYVVYIRDKNGPSPVLYLVDERVDFVSVRCSNTLRQLAVEELSKPQTLLIVSNGLLRQASSPIPALYAGDFTVFRTSSSEPHIQERMRQLKSLVQNLDHFFKSAEEKLSTLIPMQSLLTQSCSSLTSDLCQNARNKPQLPITPVGKGTPMAARTSEGNNPKSLKRRRGFEYLSRIPSPPSLSPLGAAMSPHVKKTFNPPRRSEILCTKSNTSIPSPQVPNFPRSEDEWVKDEELALINTQNLLDGLIK from the exons ATGTTTGAAGCATTTATATGGGACACCAAAACGG ATTTGGGGCCCCTGGCCCTTAATTGGTTTGAGGAATTGACTGTGAAAGCATCAAGAAAGGATGAAACGGATGTGGGAGAATCCATGGCAACTGGACCATCAAGCCATGCAGACATCGTCTTCAAGCCTTCAGGGATTAAAGCCGAAATATTTTTGGCTAGTCAGACATCTACACCCAAGCTCCTCCACAAGCCACCACAAGCTTCTCCAGAGTTCTTGACGCAAG GAACACCAGCATCTGCACAGGTCTTGTTATTGAAGGAGTCTAGCCTGTGCCCATTTGCATCAGAAAACGAGAG TGGGCCTTTCAATCACCAAAGAGGTACAGAACTAAAAATTGCCCATG AACCAGGGGAAACGCCTAAAAGATTTTCG TCTAAAGTTGCACAGCGAATTTCGGAAAGCCTTGGTGCCCAGATCAATCCGGACCTGTCCTGGAGCAGTTCTTTAAACACCCCATCATCACTGACACCAACCCTCATTTTAT CTAAGAGACAAGATCCAAGCTCAGCTGTCAAGACTTCTGCAGATAGGGTAGTT TTTGTGCGTCAGCTTTTTCCTCCAGTCTTCAAAGATGATATCTTGGAAGCATCAGAAGAAGACAGGCCATTCATTGAGGAGGCGAAAGGTGACAAAG AAAAGAAGATTGACTGCTCTCCTGAGGAAGATAATTATGTCAACTGTGGGTGGAAGCGGACGGTTCCTGATGCAATAGAGGATGGAGAACTGCGGACAACCGTGGAAAGTGTTCTTGATGGCACTGAGGAAGTCCTTTCCTTCCTCTTCACCAGCAGGAATTCATCCCTGCAAAGGGTGAGGACCAGAGAGCAGGTGAAGAGGAGGTTAACCTCTGCATCACAAGAAGCTCCTCTGGCTCCGGACGCAACAATGGCTCATAGAAATCCGGATGGAGGTACAAAGCCAGACTTGCCTGTCAGTGATATCGCCAAGCCAGGAGAGATCAGCTGTCCCCTGAAGAAGAGAGACTGTGGAATTACACAGTGGACTCCATTAAGCTTGTCTGAGATTTCAGATTCTAATGTAGAGCAGGTTCGCTCATGTGATTCATCTACTAACCAGCATGCTCAACACCTACAGCATATGCAGCATCAAAAGCATGATTCTGCCTCTCAGACATCTTTAGTGCATGCTATAGATGGGCAGAAGTCCCTGTCAGACATACGATTGAATGCGCCTCAAGTGTTTGTTTCCACACTGGATGCCTCATGTGCACCATCCTCATGTAGGAAACCCAAGAAATGTATTTACTCTGCAGGAAACTCTGCATCCTCAAGTCAAGATGTCAGGCAGCGGTTCTACAAACCTCTTCATCAGTATCAAACTGTGCCATACTCTG acATGCTTGAAAGTCGACAATCAGCTGAAAGAACACAACAGCAAACACCAAATGCACACAGAAGCAGAAGCCAAGTTTGTCACTCTACAACTTCTCAAAAGGATGTTGACATGTCGCAGCTGTGCAAGGCATTTGCGGAAGATTTTAGTCAAGACATCTGCCCAAGCACATCATCTGTGAAGCATGAGGAAGTGGTGCTGGGCCAAAGCTCCCCCAGTCCTGCTCCAGCAATGAACATGGATGCTGGACCTAAGCCACTATGTGAACGCCAGACCGGCCCATTTGATACGCAAAGTGACTCTTCCATCATTGGACAGAATGGCATTCTGTCACAGCTTGACATAAGTAACAATGTTTACCAAGCATTAGAGTGTCAAACAcccaaacacaacaacaccatAACCTCCAGTTATGGTCATTCTGCTACAGGATATGAGGCATCCAGGTGTTTCACAGCGTCTCAAAGCCAAGCCTTTTCTGGTTTCAAAAAGGCCAATGGGAAGACTATATCTCTTCCACAGGAAGCTGTAAATGTGGCAAAATCATTGCTGAGTGAATTTGCTGAAGCTGATCTCACAGACGTTACTGCCCTACATAATAGAGACCGATCGGACAACAATGAGGGCACTCAGGATTGTAGAAAGAGGAGCCATCTCAGCCATGTGCCCCGCTCAGGGCAGAAGACCACTAGACTCCTACCTGACAGAAATAAGATCTGTACTCCTCATTACCCATTGGATGTGTGTGGTTTCAAAACCGCCACAGATAGAAGAATAAATGTCTCTTCATTGAGTCTCTTGAAAGCCAAGAAAATGTTCAGGGAATTAGAAGATGAAGCCTCAATAGATAACCTCATTGGAGTCCAGTTAAAAGAGGTTAGTGGAAAACCACGGGTCCTTGAGTCAGACTTTGATATGAAGAGCATATCACCTCCGCTGGTACTTCCTCTCAGTTCAGCTGATGCTTGCTCAGCCTTAACGGCATCACAAAAAGCAGACGTGTCTGAGCTCTGCAGCCTGCTAGAGGATGCAAACAGCCAGTGTGAGTTCACACAAGTcaagacaggggagagagagtgggaccCAGATATTCTGACAGGCATCAACTTTGATGATAGTTTTAGCAATGACATAGAACATCATACGTCTATGCAAAGAGGTGGTGTTAAATTAAACAATGTTTTACATGTCAGGGTTGAAAATATATCGGTAGATGAAATATCACTGTCAGACTTTAAAACTGAATTAAACACTTCAGTGGAAAATGTAGTGAATGTGCAGGGCAATGATTTTGGTAGAAGTCAGGACAGCTGTGCTGGAATGATCAACAATCATGAGTTCATAGACACCTCTGGGAGAAAAAATAAGTCATTGGAGAACTGTAGTTCTGCCAGTGATCCTTGCATTAAAGAAGAACCCAAAGGTGGCCTCAGTAGAACTAGGCAGTCTGGGGATGAAGGTGTTTTTGGTAAAACTATATTGAAGATTAACTCCAGTGTAGCACTCAATTCAGCTGTTTCTTGCTCAGAGGAAAACCTCTGTGGATTCAGAACCGCGGGAGGCAGGAAGGTTCTTGTGTCTGAAACTGCACTCCTTCAGGCAAAGGCACTTTTGAGTGACTGTACTGATTCTGACCACAACAAGCCACTCAAAGAGCTCAGTGATATAAATGCCACAACACATAAACATGGAAAAAATGTAAGTGGAGCTCCGACAGCACAAGAAGAATCTACACTCAAAACTTCCATTACAGGGATTACACTCAAAGCTGATATTGGTGGACAGTCATGTGACCTCAGCACAGAAGGCACCAAGATGGTTTGTGCATCTGTAGAGGCATTACCAAATGTCAAGAATCATCTGGACAAGATACATCGGTCATATGAGTGTGTATCTAGTCAACAAAATGCAAATTCAGTAACTCAAGTTGTTGATATCAAGTCTAAGAAAGGATACAGGACAGTAAgtcagaaaagtgtgtgtgtttctacaaaAGCCCATCAGGATGCAGCGACTTTAACAGACCGTGTTGGATGTCCAGTGAAGTCAACCTACATAGAAACGATACAAGACGCTCCATTGGAGTCCGGTCCAGTCAAAAAAGACTCTGGTTTCAGAACTGCGAGGGGGAAATCTGTGCTTGTATCTGAAAATGCATTGGTAAAAGCAAGGAGTATTTTGAGTGAGACTGCAGAGAATGGCCATGGTGACGCTGATAAACATGTAAGTGATTTTACAAACTCTTCAGGGAAAACGCTGCCGGTTACTAAAAATCCTGAAGTCTTATTTTCTGGAAAACCTATTGGGGAGGGTGTAGATTTGTTCATTGACAGTGGAAATTCCTCTCATAGTGATATGCCAGGAAAAAGGGAACACAAAACAGACATGGATCACAGGGATTCAAGAAAAAGCTTTGGATTTAGTACAGCAGGTGGGAAACACATATCTGTGTCTAGTACTGCACTTCAGAAAGCACAACAGCTTTTAAATGAATGTATACAGCCACAAGGCTTAGAACATGGTAATGGTTCTACAGTAAAACTTCCACCAGTGCAAAGAAACAGTGAGCAAGACTGTTTTGGATTCAGCACAGCAAGTGGTAAAGGAATATCTGTTTCAGCTGAGTCAGTTCAAGCTGTGAAAGCACTATTAGCCGATTGCGATTCATCATCAAACATAAATTGTATCAAAATTAAGCATGCTCCCAAAAATGGACAAGATAAAGATTATGCTGACAGTCTCCTTGGTAGTACCTCTGAGGATGTGATAACTGGATCTGCTCTAGTAACAAGTGGGGATGTTGGTATAAGTGAACATTCAATCAATAACCCAAGAGTCACCAATTGTGGGTTCAGCACTGCAAGTGGCAAACTTGTGTCCTTATGCAGCATTGCTATTGAACGTGCCAAGCACCTGTTTGATGAAAGCCTAAGACCAGAAGATTCGGAGCCCTTAATAGATGTTTTGCAGCATGATGAACAAATGGATCTGCAGGACCGAGGCCGgcatttttatgaaacaaatAGCAAATCTCTGTCCATGTCTGCCAAGTCAATTAAATGTGATGTTAAATTTGATGATTGCAGTCATGTTCCAGCTATCAGTTGTGGACAACTCACAAAGAATTCCTGCCATACTGACCTTAAGGCAAGCAATATTTTGAGTACTTGTAACATTGCAACAGAGACCCAAAATGAAGACTCAAAATGTGGAGAACATTCAATCGTATCTTTTGGATTTAGCACAGCAAGTGGTAAAGATGTTGCTGTATCAAAGAAAGCTTTGAAGGAGGCATATAAGCAGTTGGAGACATGTGGTGTTGAAACACTACCTAAAAGGAATTTTGACATTGCACCAGAAAAACACCCAGAACCTGCAGTACCCTCAGACTCTGAGAGAAACCAGTGCAACATTTCCTATTGGTCAGGACCACCTAAAAGAGACTCCTCTGGGTTGAGCATTCAGTCTGATGGTCTGAGTAATTGCACCACAACCCAGCAAAGATACTTTGAACAGGAAGCTGATGCTTGCACTAAGGCCTTACTGGAGGATGAAGATCTTCATGATGATACTCTCCATGGGACATCAGGTGCAAGTCCAGTAAATCTACGTTTGGAAAAAAGACGGAGTGGAAAACGAGATTGGGAATATGATTATTCTAAAG ATCAGCCTCCTCTGAAAAGATGTCTTCTAACAGCGTTTAGCAAGTCAAAGAGAACCCTTGTGCCTTTGAAAAGCTCCCCAAATG gggtttTGAATGATCGGACAGTGACATGCAATATGTCACTAAAGCCAAATACCACTCAACCGCATAG GACTATTATGACACCAAAGAGGATAAATGAAGAACCAGGGTTGACTACTCCAGTGTCCTATGCCAAACAGCAGGAAAAGTTGCCAGTGTTTGTGCCCCCTTttattaaacaaacaaatcctGAAAATCAGAAAGGGGAGAGATCACTGGCCCATAGAGCACCAAGGGTTTTTGTGCCACcattcaaaacaaaagcaaatgacTGCAAAAGTCCCTTTGACCCTGTTGCTGGATCTGACAGCCACACAGAGATGCATAAAGAATGCAATGGTTTTGTTCCTCTGATGAAAAAGATTTGCACTCATGCTGACGCTTGCATTCAGAACTGCTCCGCCCTTTCAGACTCAAGCCACAGCAGGATTTTTCCATGCAAAGATGGGGATGATCTCAACCACAAGGTTGAGCATGGCCTTAATCATGAGCCGCTgaacacagatgtacacacagaaGTTTATAAATCGCCTAGCCCCTCAG AAACCACTACCAGTGGGAGAGTGGCCAGACGGGATCTGCCAGAGCAAATCCATGTGCCCTCAG AGGAAGCCTTGCGTTGTATACAACTGGCTAGAGACATGCAGGACATGAGGATCAGAAAGAAACGGCACACAATCAGACCTCTTCCAGGAAGCCTCTTTCTTGCAAAgacatctggtgtagccagaGTCTCACTCCGAGCTGCTGTGGGATACAAGTGTCCAAGACAGCACTCAGAGGGAAGG TTGTATATGTATGGAGTGCCCTCTGAGGTGTGCCAGGTCATTAGTGGTAGTGCCAAGTCTTTCAAGTTTCCATGGAAGCACTTCTTCAAGTGGGAGACACTCAGTCAAGCTGGTGGAGTTCAGCTGGCTGATGGAGGCTGGCTCATCCCAGACCACAGGGGAATGCTGGGAAAAGAGCAATTTTACAG AGCACTGTGTGATACTCCCGGTGTGGACCCGCAGCTGATCAGTGAGGAATGGGTGTATAACCACTACCGCTGGATAGTGTGGAAGAGGGCTTCCATGGAGAGGGCCTTTCCCCAGGAGCTTGGAGGCCTTTGCCTCACCCCAGAGCAGGTGCTACTGCAGCTAAAGTACAG GTATGATGTGGAGGTTGACAGGAGCATGAGATCAGCCCTGAGGAAGATCATGGAGAGAGATGACTCCCCAGCCAAGACgttggtcttgtgtgtgtgtgatgtggagaCCTCTGGAACAACCAGCAAGACTGAAGGACCAGTATCCACCATCTGGCTTACTGATGGCTGGTACATGGTCAGGGCTGCACTAGACCCTCCCCTTACTGCCTTGCTGCAGCGAGGGCGCTTGCGTGTGGGAGACAAGCTGGTGACTCACGGAGCTGAGCTGGTGGGCTCTCAGGATGCCTGTGCTCCTCTGGAGGCTCCTAAATCTTTGATGTTGAAG ATATCAGCCAACAGCACCAGACCAGCACGGTGGGATACCCGGCTGGGCTACCACTGTGACCCACGCCCTTTCCAGCTCCAGCTAGACACCTTGTTCAGTGATGGAGGTGTGGTGGGCTGTGTGAATTTACTGGTGCTCAGGAGCTACCCCATGCAG TGGATGGagaaaacagctggaggggTGTTCATCTTCCGCAATGAGCGTGCTGAGGAAAGGGAAGCCAGGAGTCATGAGCAACAGAAGCAGAAGGCCATGGAGTCACTCTTCAGCCGCATTCAGACTcagctggagaaggaggaggaacaaA GAAGGAGAAATAGGAGTGTACAGAAACGGATAGTTAGTCGTCGAGAGATGGAAACTTTACAAGACGGGGAGGAACTTCATGAGGCCATGGAGTCTGACTCAACGTACCTACAG GCTGACCTGCGTGAGGAGCAGTTGGCCAGTCTGTGCAGCTTCAGGCGCTcattggaggagaggaggcaagtGCAGCTGCAGGACCATTTCCGACGGGCTTTGCAGGAGGCAGAGCAGGGGAGTTCCAGTTGTGCCAGTAGGGATGTCACCCCAGTGTGGAAACTTGCAGTCTGCGACGCCAGCAGCCAGCGGAGAAGCAGCAGTAAAGGCTCAG TTTTCCTGCTTAACATCTGGCGCCCTTCGATGGAGTTGCTCTCACTGTTGAAGGAGGGGGGTAGATACAGAGCCTATCACTTGTCCACATCTGAGGGCAAGCGGAAAGCCACCACAGCTGCTATCCAACTCACTGCCACCAAGAAAACACACTTTGAGCACATGAAG GTGGTGCCAGAGCTGTTAGAAGAATGTTTTGAGCCACGTCAGTGCCCAAGTTTCAACTCTCTTCAGAGACCTTTATTCCACTCTCATTGTGGAGAGGTGGATGTCGTAGGATATGTCGTCTACATCCGTGACAAAAATG GTCCCTCTCCAGTGTTGTACCTAGTTGATGAGAGGGTGGACTTTGTGTCTGTTCGCTGCTCCAATACTCTGAGGCAGCTGGCTGTGGAGGAGCTTTCGAAGCCCCAGACCCTTTTAATTGTGAGCAACGGCCTCTTGCGTCAGGCCTCATCACCCATTCCAGCCTTGTATGCAGGAGACTTTACAGTGTTCAGGACAAGTTCCTCAGAGCCTCATATCCAGGAGCGAATGAGACAGCTAAAAAGTCTAGTCcag AACCTAGACCACTTTTTTAAGAGTGCAGAGGAAAAGCTGTCTACATTGATCCCCATGCAAAGCTTATTGACCCAGTCATGTTCAAGTTTGACATCTGATCTATGTCAGAATGCAAGGAATAAG CCACAACTGCCCATTACCCCTGTGGGCAAAGGGACTCCTATGGCAGCCAGGACCTCAGAGGGAAACAACCCAAAAAGCCTGAAGAGACGAAGGGGTTTTGAATACCTATCACgtatcccctctcctccttctcttagCCCCCTGGGTGCTGCAATGTCCCCTCATGTGAAGAAGACGTTCAATCCTCCTCGGAGGTCTGAGATACTCTGTACTAAGAGCAACACCTCTATTCCATCACCACAAGTGCCCAACTTTCCTCGATCAGAAGACGAATGGGTGAAGGATGAAGAGTTAGCCTTGATAAACACTCAGAATTTGCTGGATGGATTGATTAAATAA